In Lentisphaerota bacterium, the genomic stretch CCGCCTGCAGATCATGAAGGTCTGCGTGGCGACCGCGCCGCTGCTCGGCCTGCTCGGGACGGTTACGGGCATGCTGACCACCTTCGGTGGCCTGGCCACGGGCGGGGGCGGCGACCAGACCATGGGCATCATCTCCACCGGCATCTCGGAGGCGCTGATCACCACCGAAACCGGTCTGGTCGTCGCGCTCACAGGTCTCTTCCTGCAGTTCTTCCTGACGCGCCAGTTTCAGCGCTACGAAAAAGTGGTCGCACATGTGGAGACCTTGTGCATGCGTGAATTTCAAAGCCGGGCCGGCCGCGCAGCCGTGTCTGGACAACCGGTATCGGAGGTTCCATGAGCAGGTTCAGAAGTTTTGGCAATGACGAGGGCGAGTCGGCCGGCATTGACATGTCCCCCCTGATTGACTGCGTGTTCATCCTGCTGATCTTCTTCATAGTGACCACCACGTTTGTCGACGAGACGGGCGTGGAGGTCGACAAACCGCAGGCCGCATCTTCCGTGAATCTGGAGAAAAACAGCGTCTTGCTGGCGATCACGGCCAAGGGCGAGGTGGTCTATGGCGGACAGGAGATCGGCCTTGGCGGGGTGCAGATGATCGTCAAGCGGATGCTGGAGAAAGAGGAACTGCCGGTCATCATCCAGGCCGATCAGAGCGTTCCGTCCGGCCTGCTGGTGAAGGTGATTGACGAGGCGAAATTGGGCGGCGCACTGAAAGTGAGCCTGGCAACAAGCCGGGAGACAACGGGGACATGAGATTCGGACAGAGACATCGGCGGGGCAGCGGCCCGTTGGGCCGACTGCTCGTCTCGGGCGGTGCCCTTCTACTCGGCGCGGCCCTCACCGTGGCGATTTTTCTCATTCTGCCCGTTCTTGAGAATATCGGACGGGCTGAGGAACGGACAGATCTCAATCTGACCTCCGTGGATGCCGTGGAGCCGCCTCCGCCGCCCCCAACCGTGGAAGAGGAGAAGCCCGAGCCGCCTCCTGAAGAGCCGCCACCGCCCGAACTGACCGAAGCGGCACCGCCGCTCGATCTGTCCCAGTTGGAACTGGCGTTGAATCCCGGTATGGGCGATGGCCTGGGCGGCGATTTTGCGGTCAAACTCTCACCGATGGGCGCGGATGGCGCAGGCATGCAGGCGGCTGAAGACATTTTCTCGCTGGCTGATCTTGACCAGGCGCCCCGAGCGATCTTTCAGCCCCCGCCGGGCTATCCGCCTGAAATGAAGAAGAAGCGACTGCAAGGAACGGTGCATATCGTGTTCATCGTCGATAAGGACGGCCGGGTGAAAGACCCCAAAGTGCAGAAATCGGATAACCCGGCATTCGATGCCTCCGCGCTGGGCGCTATCAAACGCTGGCGGTTCGAACCGGGCAAGGTCGGGGGCCAGTCTGTGCAATTCCGCATGCGGGTGCCCATCACGTTTGCGCTTTAAAAGAGGGTTCAGGGTTTTGAGTCTTGTTTGCCCGTGCGAAAAAGAACAGCGGGCGGAAAACAGAAAGGGATAACGGATGAGACTGTCACTTTTAGTCATAATGAGTGCGGTGTGCGGCATGGCTTCGGCGGACGAATGGATCGAGCAGCCCGCAACGTTCTGGAGAGAACCGGCATTTCAGAAGGCGTTCATGGGGTCGTACGGAATGCGCAGCGAAATCGAGCCGCGCGTCACCGTAGTCGAGAAGGAGGTCATGGAGAAGGTCATGAAGCTGATGGCCGAGGATGACGGTGCCTCCAAGGCCATCGCCCTCCTCGAAAAGAGCTGCACGCCCGCTGCGAGCGCCGTGTTTGACTTCACCCTCGCAAACCTCCACTTTCAGGAGGACCGCCTGACTAACGCGGCGACGGGGTATCAGGCCGCCATCACCAAGTTTCCATCCTTCCAGCGGGCCCATAAGAACCTGGCCTTGATCTGCGTCCGCCAGGCGGAGTATGAGGCTGCGGTCGAGCCGCTGACCAAGAGCATCGAACTCGGCGCGAACGACGGGCTTACCTACGGGCTTCTCGGCTATGCCTACGCGTCACTCGATCAGTTTGTCTCTGCCGAAAGCGCCTACCGGCTCGCACTCATGCTCCAGCCAAAGACCAAGGATTGGAAGCTCGGGCTGTGTCGCGTGCTGTTCAAGCAGCAGAATTTCGGCGAGGCGATCACCCTGTGCGATGAACTGCTGCGCCAGGAGCCTGACAAAGCCGACTATCTGCTCCTTCAGGCCAACGCCTACCTCGGCCTGAAACAGCCCTTGCGGGCCGCCGAGATCTATGAACTGCTGGATCTCTCGGAACAGACACCCGTGCCCGCACTGCACACCCTGGGCGACATCTACGTGAATGAAGAGTACCTCGATCAGGCGGGCGATGCCTATCTGCGCGCGCTGGCCCGTGACCCCAAACCGGACATTGGGCGGCACCTCCGCAATGTCGAAATCCTGGTCAGCCGCTCGGCCCCCGAAGCGGCTCACCGTCTGCTCCAGGCGGTGAGCACCCGCGCCGGAAAAGACGTGGACCCCGAGCCGCGCAAGCGCATGCTCAAACTGGAGGCCCGCCTCGCCGCACTCAAGAATGAAGCCGGCGAAGAACAGGCACGTATCCTCGAAGAGATTGTCCGTCTGGACCCCTTGGACGGCGACGCGCTGATTCTACTGGGGCAATACCACGCGACGACGAATATGCAGCAGGCCATCTTCTACTTCGAGCGGGCCGCTGGCATCGAGAAGTCTGAGGCCGACGCGCGGTTGCGTCACGCGCAGGTGCTGGTGCGTAACGGCAAGTACCAGGAGGCGCTGCCGCTCTTGAAGCGCGCCCACGAATTGAAGCCGCGTGAGGATGTGCAGCGCTACATTGAGCAAGTCGAACGCGCCGCCCGCTTGCGCTAGCGCCTGACCGGCCGACACGGCCAACCTAAGACACGGTGATGAAACACACGAAGAAGAACCTTCTCTTTCGTGTGTTTCGTGGGTTTCACCGTTACGCTCGGTTGAGGTGTCGCGGGAGTGACTTCAGTTCGATAACACCATTGCGAGCCGTTCCGGGGCGTTTTTTCTGTTATTCTCGAGATCACGCGCGCCGGCCGCTCGTTGCCGACCGTGTTCCGTTGCAGGCGCGATCATCTCTTCCACCAACGCCTCCCAGGAATAGAGCGAACTCGACGTTTCCCGGATTTCGGCCCGCCAACGGCCAAAATCTTCGGGATGCACCGTGCGCGATTCGATGATGCGCATGGCACTCCGAACCCACAGCTCGGCATCATCGGCTGGCAACACATAGCCTGTCTTCCCATGCCGAATAATTTCCTGTGGACCGCCGACATCGGTCACCAGCGCCGGCAACCCAAAGGCCTGGGCCTCAAGAACCGCCATGCCAAAGGTGTCGCTGGTGCTGGGAAACAGGAATAGGTCGGCGCTGGCGTAACAGGCTTTGAGCAACTCGCGATCAAGTCGTCCGGTAAACGTCACCCCCGCGTCGGAGCCATACTGCTCGCGCAGGGCTGCCAGATCGGGGCCATCGCCCGCAATGACCAACCTGAACGCGATGCGACGCCCCTTCAACTCGCTGCAGACGTAGAACAGCAGCTCCAGGTTCTTCTCACGGCCGACACGTCCCGCATACAACAGGACAGGCGGCCCACCGGCTGGAAACCACAACCGCTGAGCCTCGGTGAGCGCCGCATCCGCCACCGTGCTGAAGCCGCGGTCCAAGCCGCGGCGGAGCATCCGCATCTGCGCGCGGGGGTAGCCACGCTCCGCCAGTTTGTCGATATAGGCCTGAGTGGGGACGCGTATCTCATCCATTCGCGCATAGAACCAGCGCAGATAGGCATCAACCATCCCCGCGACCCCCAGATCATCGGTAATCAGTTCCGCCTGCTTGGTGAAGTCGGTGTGATAGACCCCGACGCAAGGGATGCCGAGAAGCCGCCCGGCCAGCAAGCCGACCAGCCCGACCGGGCCCGGAGTCGAGACAATGATCTTGGAAGGATTGCACGCCGCCACAATGTCGATCGCCCGCAGCAGGGACGGGATGCGCACCGTGTGGGCGTCGTAGAACTGGGGCGTGAAGGAGCAGACGCACGGCAGGTTGATCAGTCCGGCCGGTCTGAGCGCCTGTTCTTCGTCCGTCAGACACCCCACCACGCCCAGCGGGCGGTTCATCCGCGCGGCGCAAGCCGCGACTTCACGCAGCGTGACGGAGACGCCGTTCAGATCCGAGACGGTGTCAGAGAACCACAGCGTTCGGACGGAACAACCCGCTCCTGCAAGCTTAAACCGATCCACCAGTTCCGCATGGATCGTGCGGTTCTGGTTGAGCATGCGCAACGTGCTGAAAAACGGCGCAGAGAAAACAGCGGCCGGGATAACGGTGGCGATTTGCTGGAACAGGTCGGGTGCCTCACCCCCTGAGAGGCCCCGCTGAACAGACTGCACCAGTTCGCGTATGCATGCGTCGACCAACGTCGCCAAGGCGTCATACGCCTGCTCCACCTGCCAGTCGGCCCCGCGTGTCGGGCCCACCTTGGCAACCTCCATCAAGCGCTTGAGAAATTGCGCCATCATCTGATCGCGCGCGGATCGGCGAAAACCAAGCCGTTTGATAGCCATCCGCTCTCGCAGCGCCGGACCTTCGCTCTGAAACAGAATGGACGAGAGCATCCCCGGCAGGCCACGCACGCCACCCTTGACCTGCGTGTATTCGCTGGCAATCTTGTAAACGGCGTAGGCCAATGCCTTGTGGTCCCCCAGGCGCCCTCCTGCCAACGTGCGCCGACCGCGAATGGCATCCAGCAGCGACTCGACCGAATCGGCTTCCGCCAAGGTGTAGGTCTCTCCCAAGAACAACCCCGCATGGTCGTCCGAGCCTCCGGTAAGCCCTTTACGCCACGGCTCTTCCCCCCACGGATCGAGCCCATGCTTGGCAACGAGCGTGCTGATGGTCTCGGGTGTCAGGCTGCGCAGAACCTCAGTCCACAGCCGGTTTCCCGACTCCCCGCGCGTGCCGTTTGCCGACTCGAAGGTGTTGAACAGGAGGATCAGCTTTTCGAGATGCTCCACGGTCAGCCGTCCGTTGACGTCGAACGTCCCATGCGCGACCGAACAGGCGATTCTCTCCAGCCTCAGATAGTCCCGCAAGTTGTAGATGTTCTCCCGCGCCTTTTGGATCGCCTCAAACTGCGCTGCGGTGATCCCATAGCATAGGATGTGGATTTTGCACCCGTCCTCGGGAAAATAGGCGGTCGCCTCCGTGCTGACAAAGCAATCCTTGGGGTGAAGCGCCGCCAGCTCAAGCGCGCCGTCAATGGTGTTGTGGTCGGTCAGCGTGATAAAGGCGCAGCCGCGTGCTTTACACGCGCGGTAGACAGCTTCGACGTCCGTGTAAGATTCCTGTGCGCCCAAGCGCTGAAGCACCCACTCGCCGGGATGCTTGGAGTGTCGCGAATGCAGATGCAGATCGGCCCGAATCATAGCGATTCCCCTTTCCCGAGTTCCGCAGTTTCATCAGCCGACCCTGTGCCGGCTTTTTGCGGTCTGGTCTCTATTTCCACACTCAATTATGCACCCCACACATGAGGCTGGTGTCAGGTCCGTGTGAGATTATCATGATGGTCGGAACTCGATTGATGGAAAAGATTTTCACCCAGGCTGGATACTATTTGCTACAATTGACCCGTGCCAGATGTATTTCCCTGTCTTTTTCTATATAAAGGCGTTTCCATGCGCAAGATGATCAGCGCGCTGATGGTGGTTATGGGTGCGGCGGCCTTACGGGCGGAGAGCCCGGCGGCGGCTCTTGGTGACGGCTGGCTTCAAGAGGCATCGGCGCTGGTGCTGACGCCGAAGTCCGACCGGGTCGGTCCGGTGGGCGTGTCGCGGCAGGAGGGGAAGGTCGAGTCCGCTGAGGCAATGTTGGCGGAGGATGGGCGGAGCGGTCGCCTGATCTATGAGAAAGGCGACGTGAAGCCGGTGGTGGTGCTGGATTTCGGGAAGCAGAGTGTGGGCGGTTATGCGGTGTTCACGGTGACCGCGAAAAACGGGGTGCCGGTTGTCCGGCTCTCCTATGCGTGTCATCCGGATGGAATGGGCGAGAAGGGCGATTTTACGCGGGAGACGAGTGCGCGTTACCTGGGGGCGGCGGTGGACCTGCCGGTGCTTCCTGCAAATATCAATCGCCATGAAGTGTATTCGATCCCGCGAACGGGTGCTTTTATTGCGCCGCTGCTCCAGGGGCAGACGCGGTATGTGCGGGTGCAGGTGGACAGCCCGGATACAACGGTGGATATCGATTCCGTTGTGCTGGTAAACAGCGGTGTGTATGACCGCTCGCCGCATGACGGCTATTTCCTTTGCAGTAACGAGGCGCTGAACCGGCTCTGGACGATCAGCATCTGGACGATGCAGATTGCGTCGTTTCCGAATCATGATGCCTGGAAGACCGTCGATGGCTGGCTGCTGCCGCGCAAGCTGGAGCAGGGTAAAGATATCGGATTGAGCGTGGCCGGCACAGGGTGGGGCGATGTGACGGTTGAAACCTGTTTCGAGTTGCGAACCAATCCGCACCACGTTTCGGCGGCGGGCGTCGCGTTCCGTGCGCAGGATGCGGATAATGCCTATATGGTTGAGTTTGCGTTGAATGGGGTTTTTCGGCTGATCCTGCGAAAGGGCGGCGTGGACACGGTGTTGAGCGAGCGCAAGCTCGCCGGGCCGCTGACGGACGGAGTCCGGTATAACCTGAAGATCGAGGCGAGAAAGAATCTGATGACCACG encodes the following:
- a CDS encoding MotA/TolQ/ExbB proton channel family protein, encoding MTAWLDHIPMILRPWVEQALPVWIGGGWAMIPLAVIGLIMYGLGLSATTELVLLGARAAPNRAWRRWLLQPEHPRGPIGRIIADAMSCTTLHEIETFFSLLASEAISPFSRRLQIMKVCVATAPLLGLLGTVTGMLTTFGGLATGGGGDQTMGIISTGISEALITTETGLVVALTGLFLQFFLTRQFQRYEKVVAHVETLCMREFQSRAGRAAVSGQPVSEVP
- a CDS encoding biopolymer transporter ExbD: MSRFRSFGNDEGESAGIDMSPLIDCVFILLIFFIVTTTFVDETGVEVDKPQAASSVNLEKNSVLLAITAKGEVVYGGQEIGLGGVQMIVKRMLEKEELPVIIQADQSVPSGLLVKVIDEAKLGGALKVSLATSRETTGT
- a CDS encoding energy transducer TonB, translated to MRFGQRHRRGSGPLGRLLVSGGALLLGAALTVAIFLILPVLENIGRAEERTDLNLTSVDAVEPPPPPPTVEEEKPEPPPEEPPPPELTEAAPPLDLSQLELALNPGMGDGLGGDFAVKLSPMGADGAGMQAAEDIFSLADLDQAPRAIFQPPPGYPPEMKKKRLQGTVHIVFIVDKDGRVKDPKVQKSDNPAFDASALGAIKRWRFEPGKVGGQSVQFRMRVPITFAL
- a CDS encoding tetratricopeptide repeat protein, translating into MRLSLLVIMSAVCGMASADEWIEQPATFWREPAFQKAFMGSYGMRSEIEPRVTVVEKEVMEKVMKLMAEDDGASKAIALLEKSCTPAASAVFDFTLANLHFQEDRLTNAATGYQAAITKFPSFQRAHKNLALICVRQAEYEAAVEPLTKSIELGANDGLTYGLLGYAYASLDQFVSAESAYRLALMLQPKTKDWKLGLCRVLFKQQNFGEAITLCDELLRQEPDKADYLLLQANAYLGLKQPLRAAEIYELLDLSEQTPVPALHTLGDIYVNEEYLDQAGDAYLRALARDPKPDIGRHLRNVEILVSRSAPEAAHRLLQAVSTRAGKDVDPEPRKRMLKLEARLAALKNEAGEEQARILEEIVRLDPLDGDALILLGQYHATTNMQQAIFYFERAAGIEKSEADARLRHAQVLVRNGKYQEALPLLKRAHELKPREDVQRYIEQVERAARLR
- a CDS encoding glycosyltransferase, with protein sequence MIRADLHLHSRHSKHPGEWVLQRLGAQESYTDVEAVYRACKARGCAFITLTDHNTIDGALELAALHPKDCFVSTEATAYFPEDGCKIHILCYGITAAQFEAIQKARENIYNLRDYLRLERIACSVAHGTFDVNGRLTVEHLEKLILLFNTFESANGTRGESGNRLWTEVLRSLTPETISTLVAKHGLDPWGEEPWRKGLTGGSDDHAGLFLGETYTLAEADSVESLLDAIRGRRTLAGGRLGDHKALAYAVYKIASEYTQVKGGVRGLPGMLSSILFQSEGPALRERMAIKRLGFRRSARDQMMAQFLKRLMEVAKVGPTRGADWQVEQAYDALATLVDACIRELVQSVQRGLSGGEAPDLFQQIATVIPAAVFSAPFFSTLRMLNQNRTIHAELVDRFKLAGAGCSVRTLWFSDTVSDLNGVSVTLREVAACAARMNRPLGVVGCLTDEEQALRPAGLINLPCVCSFTPQFYDAHTVRIPSLLRAIDIVAACNPSKIIVSTPGPVGLVGLLAGRLLGIPCVGVYHTDFTKQAELITDDLGVAGMVDAYLRWFYARMDEIRVPTQAYIDKLAERGYPRAQMRMLRRGLDRGFSTVADAALTEAQRLWFPAGGPPVLLYAGRVGREKNLELLFYVCSELKGRRIAFRLVIAGDGPDLAALREQYGSDAGVTFTGRLDRELLKACYASADLFLFPSTSDTFGMAVLEAQAFGLPALVTDVGGPQEIIRHGKTGYVLPADDAELWVRSAMRIIESRTVHPEDFGRWRAEIRETSSSLYSWEALVEEMIAPATEHGRQRAAGARDLENNRKNAPERLAMVLSN